A genomic region of Sideroxydans sp. CL21 contains the following coding sequences:
- a CDS encoding heavy metal translocating P-type ATPase gives MTPRSHSDAGGCFHCGLPIPLEAAFHARLDDAERDFCCFGCQSVCSAIYEAGLQGYYQRTPEGVLLAPPPELPKDIEIYDFDEVQQEFATSSGDIRDIHLLVEGIHCAACVWLIERGLQRTPGVQSADVNLAAKRLHLRWDNSRSKLSDLIRALAKIGYAAVPYDPESAEGVIQKSNRAMLYRLFFAGFAMMNMLWISIALYSGADHDEFRQFFHWVGLALATPTLLYSGYPFYRGALGGLRGGHLTMDMPIAIGLSVTYAYSLYVTVTHSTIGEVYFDTVTNLIFVILIGRYLEGMFRHQAVSATKRLMELQPRVAIVMRDGEEQMTPIRGVKLGDHVLIKPGYKVPVDGVVLEGRSAVDEAMLSGESVPVSKTAGSQVFAGTANTNGALLVEVRAQLRDTTLSRIIRLVEEAQSSKAPIQRLADAIVPWFVLVTLICATITFFIWNSHDFEIALMAATSVLIITCPCALGMATPMSIAVASGLGAKHGILVKNGLVLETLSKVTHFVFDKTGTLTEGKMSVAQVQVAAGCNEQELLQFAAAVERYSEHSVAKAIVEETELRQLMFRDLGADAFQATAGLGVEARVAGHSVLLGSAEWLIRHGIELDEELQTGAHELETQAMSCVYMAREGKHVAIIALADKLRGDAQQMISELRAAGITLMLLTGDRRPVAEAVARQLGGMEVIAEVLPQDKDQVIRRLQQSGAVVAMVGDGINDAPALIRADVGIALGSGTDVSVESADIVLMYNELDKVRQATQLSRRTLLTIKQNIGLSFVYNAIMVPLAMMARVNPLVAAISMPISSLIVIGNAARIRTLFNRH, from the coding sequence ATGACGCCGCGTAGCCATTCCGACGCAGGCGGCTGCTTTCACTGCGGACTGCCCATCCCGCTTGAGGCGGCCTTCCATGCACGACTGGATGATGCAGAGCGGGATTTCTGCTGCTTCGGCTGCCAGTCGGTGTGCAGCGCGATCTATGAAGCCGGATTGCAGGGTTACTATCAGCGCACGCCGGAAGGCGTGTTACTCGCACCTCCCCCCGAACTTCCCAAAGACATCGAGATTTACGACTTTGACGAAGTACAGCAGGAATTCGCCACTTCCTCGGGCGATATCCGAGACATACATCTATTGGTAGAGGGTATACATTGCGCCGCCTGCGTGTGGCTCATCGAGCGCGGATTGCAGCGCACGCCCGGAGTGCAGTCGGCCGACGTCAATCTGGCGGCGAAGCGACTGCACCTGCGCTGGGACAACTCGCGCAGCAAATTATCCGACCTGATTCGCGCGCTGGCAAAGATCGGCTATGCCGCCGTACCCTACGATCCGGAAAGCGCAGAAGGCGTAATCCAGAAATCAAACCGGGCCATGCTCTACCGCCTGTTCTTCGCCGGCTTTGCCATGATGAACATGCTTTGGATATCCATTGCGCTGTATAGCGGTGCGGACCACGACGAGTTCAGGCAATTTTTCCACTGGGTCGGACTGGCGCTAGCCACACCGACTTTGCTGTATTCTGGATATCCATTTTACCGCGGCGCATTGGGCGGCTTGCGCGGCGGTCATCTTACGATGGACATGCCTATTGCCATAGGCCTGAGCGTGACTTATGCCTACTCGTTGTATGTGACCGTAACGCACAGCACCATCGGTGAGGTGTATTTCGACACCGTTACCAATCTGATTTTTGTGATTCTGATCGGGCGCTATCTGGAAGGGATGTTCAGGCACCAGGCGGTTTCAGCCACCAAACGCCTGATGGAATTGCAGCCGCGCGTCGCCATTGTAATGCGTGACGGCGAGGAACAGATGACACCGATACGCGGCGTGAAACTGGGAGATCACGTGCTCATCAAACCGGGCTATAAAGTGCCGGTGGATGGTGTAGTGCTTGAAGGTCGTAGCGCAGTGGACGAGGCCATGCTGAGCGGTGAATCCGTTCCGGTAAGCAAAACAGCAGGGTCCCAGGTTTTTGCGGGCACGGCAAACACAAATGGAGCGCTGCTGGTGGAAGTGCGTGCGCAATTGCGGGACACAACCTTGTCCAGGATCATCAGACTGGTCGAAGAAGCGCAGTCCTCGAAAGCGCCCATACAACGCCTTGCCGACGCCATCGTACCGTGGTTTGTGCTGGTCACGCTCATCTGCGCAACGATCACCTTCTTCATCTGGAACAGCCACGATTTCGAGATCGCCCTGATGGCCGCGACCTCGGTGCTTATTATCACCTGTCCCTGCGCGCTGGGCATGGCCACGCCGATGTCCATTGCCGTGGCCTCGGGTCTGGGAGCCAAGCACGGTATTCTGGTCAAAAATGGTCTGGTGCTCGAGACTTTGTCCAAGGTCACGCACTTCGTGTTCGACAAGACCGGCACCTTGACCGAAGGCAAAATGAGTGTGGCACAGGTACAAGTCGCGGCAGGCTGCAACGAACAGGAATTGTTACAGTTTGCCGCTGCAGTGGAGCGTTACAGCGAACATAGTGTCGCCAAGGCCATCGTTGAAGAAACAGAGTTAAGGCAACTGATGTTTCGCGATCTTGGAGCGGACGCATTTCAGGCAACGGCGGGGCTGGGCGTTGAGGCCAGAGTCGCCGGACATTCTGTGCTGCTTGGCAGCGCAGAATGGTTGATACGGCACGGCATAGAGCTGGATGAGGAATTGCAGACCGGGGCGCACGAACTGGAAACACAGGCAATGAGTTGTGTTTACATGGCGCGTGAAGGCAAGCATGTGGCGATCATCGCACTGGCCGACAAGCTGCGCGGCGACGCGCAACAGATGATAAGCGAACTCCGTGCGGCAGGCATCACGCTGATGCTGCTGACCGGAGACCGCAGGCCGGTTGCCGAGGCCGTTGCGCGCCAGCTTGGCGGCATGGAAGTCATCGCAGAAGTGTTGCCGCAAGACAAGGATCAGGTGATCCGTCGTTTGCAACAGAGTGGTGCGGTGGTGGCCATGGTGGGCGACGGTATTAACGACGCTCCGGCACTGATTCGGGCCGATGTCGGCATTGCACTTGGTTCCGGCACCGATGTTTCGGTGGAGAGCGCAGACATCGTGCTGATGTACAACGAATTGGACAAGGTCAGACAGGCCACACAGTTGTCGCGGCGCACCCTGCTTACCATCAAGCAGAATATCGGGCTATCTTTCGTGTATAACGCCATCATGGTGCCGCTGGCGATGATGGCGAGAGTAAACCCGCTGGTGGCCGCCATCAGCATGCCGATAAGCTCGCTGATCGTGATCGGCAATGCAGCGCGCATACGCACACTATTCAACAGGCATTGA
- the ccoS gene encoding cbb3-type cytochrome oxidase assembly protein CcoS, with protein MDVIYSLIPGMMFFGVLLVIVLVWAVKKGQYEDMEGNANRILLDDDDDMLRSDKPKETNADKK; from the coding sequence ATGGATGTGATCTACAGTTTGATACCCGGCATGATGTTCTTCGGTGTGTTGCTCGTTATTGTGCTGGTGTGGGCGGTAAAGAAAGGGCAATACGAGGATATGGAAGGCAACGCCAATCGTATCCTGCTGGATGACGATGACGATATGCTGCGCTCAGACAAGCCCAAGGAAACGAACGCCGACAAGAAGTAG
- the fnr gene encoding fumarate/nitrate reduction transcriptional regulator Fnr, with the protein MQNAVSNSALRIACSSCNLRELCLPVSLEGAEMQQLDALTSLKRTFRRGEYLYRCGEHFQSLFAIRTGFFKTQVLHEDGREQVTGFQMPGEIIGLDAISSDVHTCDAVALEDSEICEIPFDRLETLSRELPSLQRHLHKIMSREIVRDQGIMMLLGSMRAEERLAAFLLNLSQRFSARGYSPTSFYLRMTRQEIGSYLGLKLETVSRTFSHFQENGLLNVRVREVEIMDLLRLRSFVSHT; encoded by the coding sequence GTGCAAAACGCCGTTTCAAATTCAGCATTACGCATCGCCTGCTCAAGCTGCAACCTGCGTGAACTGTGCCTTCCTGTCAGCCTGGAGGGCGCGGAGATGCAGCAGCTCGACGCGCTGACCAGCCTGAAACGCACCTTCCGTCGCGGCGAATACCTTTACCGTTGCGGGGAACATTTTCAATCCCTGTTTGCTATCCGCACCGGCTTCTTCAAAACCCAGGTGCTGCATGAAGACGGGCGCGAGCAAGTGACCGGATTCCAGATGCCCGGGGAAATCATCGGGCTGGATGCGATCAGCTCGGATGTGCATACCTGCGATGCTGTGGCGCTGGAAGACAGCGAGATCTGCGAAATTCCGTTTGACCGGCTGGAGACGCTTAGCCGCGAGCTGCCCAGTCTGCAGCGCCATCTGCACAAGATCATGAGCCGCGAGATCGTGCGCGACCAGGGCATCATGATGCTGCTGGGTTCGATGCGCGCCGAGGAACGTCTGGCCGCCTTTTTGCTAAATCTCTCGCAGCGTTTCAGTGCGCGCGGCTATTCGCCGACTTCCTTTTATCTGCGCATGACGCGGCAGGAAATCGGCAGCTATCTCGGTTTGAAGCTGGAAACGGTCAGCCGCACATTCTCGCACTTTCAGGAAAACGGCCTGCTCAATGTGAGGGTGCGCGAAGTCGAGATCATGGACTTGCTCCGCCTGCGCAGTTTCGTCAGCCATACCTGA